The Streptomyces spororaveus genome includes a region encoding these proteins:
- the hpnD gene encoding presqualene diphosphate synthase HpnD codes for MSPTVEGPTHASAPVQAAYSYCEAVTGSQARNFAYGIRLLPTDKRQAMSALYAFSRRVDDIGDGTLAPEAKFVRLEETRALLGRILAEEVDEDDTDPVAVALAHAARRFPIPLGGLDELIDGVLMDVRGETYETWDDLRTYCRCVAGAIGRLSLGVFGTVNGSGLAAADAARAAEYADTLGLALQLTNILRDVREDAGNGRTYLPAEDLAKFGCSEGFHSDRAPAGSDFAGLVHHEVRRARALFAEGYRLLPMLDRRSGACVAAMAGIYRRLLDRIEREPEAVLRGRVSLPPHEKAYVAVRGLSGLDARTVSRQATRRRG; via the coding sequence GTGAGCCCGACCGTGGAGGGCCCCACACACGCGTCCGCACCGGTCCAGGCCGCCTACAGCTACTGCGAGGCCGTCACCGGTTCCCAGGCACGCAACTTCGCCTACGGCATCCGCCTGCTGCCGACCGACAAGCGGCAGGCGATGTCCGCGCTGTACGCCTTCTCCCGGCGGGTCGACGACATCGGCGACGGCACGCTGGCGCCCGAGGCCAAGTTCGTCCGGCTGGAGGAGACCCGCGCCCTGCTCGGGCGGATCCTCGCCGAGGAGGTCGACGAGGACGACACCGACCCGGTCGCCGTCGCCCTCGCGCACGCCGCACGCCGCTTCCCCATCCCGCTCGGCGGCCTCGACGAGCTCATCGACGGGGTCCTGATGGACGTCCGCGGCGAGACCTACGAGACCTGGGACGACCTCCGGACCTACTGCAGGTGCGTGGCCGGGGCCATCGGGCGGCTCTCGCTCGGCGTGTTCGGCACGGTGAACGGCTCGGGCCTCGCCGCGGCCGACGCCGCGCGCGCCGCGGAGTACGCCGACACCCTGGGCCTCGCCCTGCAACTCACCAACATCCTGCGGGACGTGCGCGAGGACGCCGGCAACGGGCGCACCTACCTGCCCGCCGAGGACCTCGCCAAGTTCGGCTGCTCGGAGGGTTTCCACAGCGACCGGGCGCCCGCCGGATCCGACTTCGCCGGGCTCGTCCACCACGAAGTCCGGCGCGCCCGCGCCCTGTTCGCCGAGGGCTACCGGCTGCTGCCGATGCTCGACCGGCGCAGCGGCGCCTGCGTGGCCGCCATGGCCGGGATCTACCGGCGCCTGCTGGACCGCATCGAGCGGGAGCCGGAAGCGGTGCTGCGGGGCCGCGTGTCGCTGCCGCCGCACGAGAAGGCGTACGTGGCCGTGCGCGGGCTGTCCGGCCTCGACGCGCGGACCGTCTCCCGCCAGGCCACCCGGAGGCGGGGCTGA
- the hpnC gene encoding squalene synthase HpnC, whose protein sequence is MSATLDKATSENFPVAPVFLPRAWREGLMAVYGYARLVDDIGDGDLAPGGHDAVLLGLDPAAVDDRLAMLDAFEADLHRVFNRSGGTDGSPRHPLLQALQPVVRAHGLTPEPFLGLIEANRQDQRVTRYETYADLVGYCELSANPVGRLVLSLTGTSTPERIRRSDAVCTALQIAEHIQDVAEDLGRDRIYLPAEDMRRFHVTGTELAAPSAGASVRALVAFETERARELLNEGTPLVGSVHGRLRLLLAGFVGGGRAALRAVTAAGFDVLPGPPKPTKGGLLREVAAVLRTAPRKG, encoded by the coding sequence GTGAGCGCCACCCTCGACAAGGCGACGTCGGAGAACTTCCCCGTCGCCCCCGTCTTCCTGCCCCGCGCCTGGCGCGAAGGGCTGATGGCCGTCTACGGGTACGCCCGCCTCGTCGACGACATCGGCGACGGCGATCTCGCCCCCGGCGGGCACGACGCCGTACTCCTCGGTCTCGACCCCGCCGCGGTCGACGACCGGCTCGCCATGCTCGACGCCTTCGAGGCGGACCTGCACCGGGTCTTCAACCGCTCCGGCGGTACGGACGGCTCCCCGCGGCACCCGCTGCTGCAGGCGCTCCAGCCCGTCGTCCGCGCCCACGGCCTGACCCCCGAGCCGTTCCTCGGGCTGATCGAGGCCAACCGCCAAGACCAGCGGGTCACGCGCTACGAGACGTACGCCGACCTCGTCGGCTACTGCGAGCTGTCCGCGAACCCGGTCGGCCGTCTCGTGCTCTCCCTCACCGGAACCAGCACCCCCGAACGGATCCGCCGCTCCGACGCCGTCTGCACCGCCCTGCAGATCGCCGAACACATCCAGGACGTCGCCGAGGACCTCGGCCGCGACCGGATCTACCTGCCCGCCGAGGACATGCGCCGTTTCCACGTGACCGGGACGGAGCTCGCGGCCCCGTCGGCCGGCGCCTCCGTACGCGCCCTGGTCGCGTTCGAGACCGAGCGCGCCCGGGAGCTGCTGAACGAGGGCACCCCGCTCGTGGGGAGCGTGCACGGCAGACTCCGGCTGCTGCTCGCCGGCTTCGTGGGAGGGGGGCGCGCGGCTCTGCGAGCCGTCACCGCCGCCGGATTCGACGTGCTCCCCGGCCCGCCCAAGCCCACCAAGGGCGGCCTGCTCCGCGAGGTGGCCGCCGTCCTGCGCACAGCGCCGAGAAAGGGGTGA
- a CDS encoding ABC transporter ATP-binding protein has product MADNTQGRVPTVIADGVHIVYRVNTGSSGKGAATAALSKIVRRKKGDAPGVRRVHAVRGVSFTAYRGEAIGLIGSNGSGKSTLLRAIAGLLPCEEGKVYTDGQPSLLGVNAALMNDLTGERNVVLGGLAMGMSREQIKQRYQSIVDFSGINEKGDFISLPMRTYSSGMAARLRFSIAAAKDHDVLMIDEALATGDRSFQVRSEDRIRELRQKAGTVFLVSHNNKSIRDTCDRVLWLEKGELLMDGPTEEVVSAYEKATNG; this is encoded by the coding sequence GTGGCTGACAACACCCAGGGGCGCGTCCCCACCGTGATCGCGGACGGCGTCCACATCGTCTACCGCGTCAACACCGGCAGCAGCGGCAAGGGCGCGGCTACCGCCGCGCTCAGCAAGATAGTCCGCCGGAAGAAGGGCGACGCCCCGGGCGTCCGGCGGGTCCACGCCGTGCGCGGCGTCTCCTTCACCGCCTACCGCGGCGAGGCCATCGGCCTCATCGGCTCCAACGGCTCCGGCAAGTCCACCCTGCTGCGCGCCATCGCGGGCCTGCTGCCCTGCGAGGAGGGCAAGGTCTACACCGACGGCCAGCCCTCGCTGCTCGGCGTCAACGCGGCGCTGATGAACGATCTCACCGGAGAGCGGAACGTCGTTCTCGGCGGTCTCGCCATGGGGATGAGCCGCGAGCAGATCAAGCAGCGTTACCAGAGCATCGTCGACTTCTCGGGCATCAACGAGAAGGGCGACTTCATCTCCCTGCCGATGCGTACCTATTCCTCCGGCATGGCGGCGCGACTGCGCTTCTCCATCGCGGCGGCCAAGGACCACGACGTCCTGATGATCGACGAGGCCCTGGCCACCGGTGACCGCAGCTTCCAGGTGCGTTCGGAGGACCGGATCCGTGAACTGCGGCAGAAGGCCGGCACGGTCTTCCTGGTGAGCCACAACAACAAGTCCATCCGTGACACCTGTGACCGGGTGCTGTGGCTGGAGAAGGGTGAGCTCCTGATGGACGGGCCCACCGAGGAAGTCGTCTCGGCATACGAGAAGGCCACCAACGGCTGA
- a CDS encoding ABC transporter permease, whose amino-acid sequence MSDTTHDGALATSRPLSDDAGLSPAELARKYGLSVSGARPGLGEYVRQLWGRRHFIMAFSRAKLVAQYSQAKLGQVWQVATPLLNAVVYWLIFGLILKAGREMPKDVYIPFLVMGIFVFTFTQSSLMAGVRAISGNLGLVRALHFPRAALPVSFSLQQLQQLLYSMIVVFVIAICFGNYPQLSWLLVVPTLALQFVFNTGLAMIFARAGSKTPDLAQLMPFVMRTWMYASGVMFPIGIYLKDQPQWISDLLLWNPVAIYMDLIRFALIDDYAASNLPPHVWAFAVGWAAVIGIGGFVYFWKSEERYGRG is encoded by the coding sequence GTGAGTGACACAACCCACGACGGCGCCCTCGCCACGAGCAGGCCGCTGTCCGACGACGCGGGTCTGAGCCCCGCGGAGCTCGCCAGGAAGTACGGCCTCTCGGTCAGCGGCGCCCGGCCGGGCCTCGGCGAGTACGTGCGGCAGCTCTGGGGCCGGCGCCACTTCATCATGGCCTTCTCCAGGGCCAAGCTGGTCGCGCAGTACAGCCAGGCGAAGCTCGGCCAGGTCTGGCAGGTGGCGACCCCGCTGCTGAACGCGGTCGTCTACTGGCTGATCTTCGGTCTGATCCTCAAGGCCGGCCGCGAGATGCCGAAGGACGTCTACATCCCCTTCCTGGTGATGGGCATCTTCGTCTTCACCTTCACCCAGAGCTCGCTGATGGCGGGCGTCCGGGCGATCTCCGGGAACCTCGGCCTGGTGCGGGCGCTGCACTTCCCGCGCGCCGCCCTGCCGGTGTCCTTCTCGCTGCAGCAGCTCCAGCAGCTGCTGTACTCGATGATCGTCGTCTTCGTGATCGCCATCTGCTTCGGCAACTACCCGCAGCTCTCCTGGCTGCTGGTGGTCCCGACCCTGGCGCTCCAGTTCGTCTTCAACACCGGCCTCGCCATGATCTTCGCGCGGGCGGGTTCCAAGACCCCCGACCTCGCCCAGCTGATGCCGTTCGTGATGCGTACCTGGATGTACGCGTCCGGCGTGATGTTCCCGATCGGGATCTACCTCAAGGACCAGCCGCAGTGGATCAGCGACCTGCTGCTGTGGAACCCGGTCGCGATCTACATGGACCTCATCCGGTTCGCGCTGATCGACGACTACGCGGCGAGCAACCTGCCTCCGCACGTGTGGGCCTTCGCCGTGGGCTGGGCCGCGGTGATCGGCATCGGTGGCTTCGTGTACTTCTGGAAGTCTGAGGAGCGTTACGGCCGTGGCTGA
- a CDS encoding glycosyltransferase family 2 protein: MGNRPDELKALLDSVARQDGAPIDVVVVGQGVQVTGLPEGVRSIDLPENLGIPGGRNVGIEAFGPGGGDVDALLFLDDDGLLERTDTAELCRQAFAEDPALGIISFRIADPETGVTQRRHVPRLRASDPMRSSRVTTFLGGANAVRTAVFEQVGALPGEFFYAHEETDLAWRALDAGWLIDYRSDMVLLHPTTAPSRHAVYHRMVARNRVWLARRNLPAPLVPVYLGVWLLLTLVRRPSAPALKAWFGGFREGWTSPCGPRRPMRWRTVWRLTRLGRPPVI, translated from the coding sequence ATGGGCAACCGGCCCGACGAGCTCAAGGCGCTCCTCGACTCGGTGGCCCGCCAGGACGGAGCCCCGATCGACGTGGTCGTCGTGGGCCAGGGCGTGCAGGTCACCGGGCTGCCCGAGGGCGTCCGCAGCATCGACCTGCCCGAGAACCTGGGCATCCCGGGCGGGCGCAACGTCGGCATCGAGGCCTTCGGCCCCGGTGGCGGCGACGTGGACGCACTGCTCTTCCTGGACGACGACGGTCTGCTGGAGCGCACCGACACCGCCGAGCTGTGCCGGCAGGCCTTCGCCGAGGACCCCGCGCTCGGGATCATCAGCTTCCGGATCGCCGATCCGGAGACCGGTGTGACCCAGCGCCGGCACGTTCCGCGGCTGAGGGCCTCCGACCCGATGCGCTCCTCCCGGGTGACCACCTTCCTGGGCGGCGCCAACGCCGTCCGCACGGCGGTGTTCGAGCAGGTCGGAGCGCTGCCGGGGGAGTTCTTCTACGCGCACGAGGAGACCGATCTGGCCTGGCGGGCGCTCGACGCAGGGTGGCTGATCGACTACCGGTCCGACATGGTGCTGCTGCACCCGACCACCGCCCCCTCCCGGCACGCGGTCTATCACCGTATGGTGGCTCGTAACCGGGTGTGGCTCGCCCGCCGCAACCTGCCCGCCCCGCTGGTTCCGGTCTACCTGGGCGTCTGGCTCCTGCTGACGCTCGTACGCAGGCCGTCCGCACCGGCGCTCAAGGCCTGGTTCGGCGGTTTCCGGGAGGGATGGACCAGTCCCTGCGGACCCCGCCGCCCGATGAGATGGCGGACGGTCTGGCGGTTGACCCGGCTGGGCCGACCTCCTGTCATCTGA
- a CDS encoding CDP-alcohol phosphatidyltransferase family protein gives MPRPSVAELRPVVHPAGVKDRVSGEHWGGRLYMREISLRITRVLVTTKVTPNQLTYLMTLAGVLALPALLVPGVLGAVLGVVAVQMYLLLDCVDGEVARWKKQYSLSGVYLDRVGAYLCDAAVLVGFGLRAADLWGPGGADWLWAFLGTLAALGAILIKAETDLVGVARHQAGKPVVQDAAAEPRAKGVALARRAAAALKFHRLVLGIEASLLILVLAVVDQVQGDLYWSRVGVAVLAAIAMLQTVLHLVSILASSRLK, from the coding sequence ATGCCAAGACCATCCGTAGCTGAACTGAGGCCCGTCGTCCACCCCGCGGGTGTGAAGGACCGGGTCAGCGGCGAGCACTGGGGCGGGCGCCTCTACATGCGCGAGATCTCCCTGCGCATCACCCGGGTCCTGGTCACCACCAAGGTCACGCCCAACCAGCTGACCTACCTGATGACGCTCGCCGGTGTCCTCGCCCTCCCGGCGCTGCTGGTGCCGGGCGTCCTCGGCGCCGTCCTCGGCGTGGTCGCCGTCCAGATGTACCTGCTGCTCGACTGCGTCGACGGCGAGGTCGCCCGCTGGAAGAAGCAGTACTCGCTCTCCGGCGTGTACCTGGACCGGGTCGGCGCCTACCTGTGCGACGCCGCGGTCCTGGTCGGCTTCGGCCTGCGCGCCGCCGACCTGTGGGGTCCCGGCGGCGCCGACTGGCTGTGGGCCTTCCTGGGCACCCTGGCCGCGCTCGGCGCCATCCTGATCAAGGCCGAGACGGACCTGGTCGGGGTCGCCCGTCACCAGGCCGGCAAGCCCGTGGTCCAGGACGCGGCCGCCGAGCCGCGCGCGAAGGGCGTGGCGCTCGCCCGCCGCGCCGCCGCCGCGCTCAAGTTCCACCGCCTGGTCCTCGGCATCGAGGCCTCGCTGCTCATCCTGGTGCTGGCCGTCGTGGACCAGGTGCAGGGCGACCTGTACTGGTCCCGCGTCGGCGTCGCCGTCCTGGCCGCCATCGCGATGCTCCAGACCGTCCTGCACCTCGTGTCGATCCTCGCGTCCAGCAGGCTCAAGTGA
- a CDS encoding iron-containing alcohol dehydrogenase family protein: MPVLTRLIPSPVVVDISRGAMDDLAGLLADQRISASGKLAIAISGGSGVALRARLEPVLPHADWYAVVDGTIDSAVKLADDIKGRRYDAVVGLGGGKIIDVAKYAAARVGLPMVAVATNLSHDGICSPVSILDNDNGRGSYGVPTPIAMVIDLDVIKEAPVRFIRAGIGDAISNISAIADWELSHKITGEPVDGLAAAMARTAGESVLRHPGGCGDDEFLTVLSEALVLSGIAMSISGDSRPSSGACHEISHAFDLLHPGRSALHGEQVGIGAAFAMHLRGAAEQSGLFVEVLRRHGLPVGPEEIGFSVDEFVAAVEYAPQTRPGRFTILEHLNLSAAEIRDAYADYAKTIRS, encoded by the coding sequence ATGCCAGTACTGACGAGGCTCATCCCCTCGCCCGTCGTCGTCGACATCAGTCGCGGGGCGATGGACGACCTGGCCGGCCTCCTGGCCGACCAGCGGATCTCCGCCTCCGGCAAGCTGGCCATCGCGATCAGCGGAGGCTCCGGCGTGGCGCTGCGCGCCAGGCTGGAGCCCGTGCTGCCGCACGCCGACTGGTACGCCGTCGTCGACGGCACCATCGACTCCGCGGTCAAGCTGGCCGACGACATAAAGGGCCGCCGCTACGACGCCGTCGTGGGCCTGGGCGGCGGCAAGATCATCGACGTGGCCAAGTACGCCGCGGCGCGCGTCGGCCTGCCCATGGTGGCCGTCGCCACCAACCTCTCGCACGACGGCATCTGCTCGCCGGTGTCCATCCTGGACAACGACAACGGCCGCGGCTCCTACGGCGTGCCGACGCCGATCGCCATGGTGATCGACCTCGACGTGATCAAGGAAGCCCCGGTCCGGTTCATCCGCGCCGGCATCGGCGACGCGATCTCCAACATCTCGGCGATCGCCGACTGGGAGCTCTCGCACAAGATCACCGGCGAGCCCGTCGACGGCCTGGCCGCCGCCATGGCCCGTACCGCCGGCGAGTCCGTGCTGCGCCACCCCGGCGGATGCGGCGACGACGAGTTCCTCACCGTGCTCTCCGAGGCGCTGGTGCTCTCCGGCATCGCCATGTCGATCAGCGGGGACTCCCGCCCGTCGTCCGGCGCCTGCCACGAGATCAGCCACGCCTTCGACCTGCTGCACCCGGGACGCTCCGCGCTCCACGGCGAGCAGGTCGGCATCGGTGCCGCCTTCGCGATGCACCTGCGCGGGGCCGCCGAGCAGTCGGGCCTCTTCGTCGAGGTGCTGCGCCGGCACGGCCTGCCGGTCGGGCCCGAGGAGATCGGCTTCAGCGTCGACGAGTTCGTCGCGGCCGTCGAGTACGCCCCCCAGACCCGCCCGGGACGCTTCACGATCCTGGAGCACCTCAACCTGTCCGCAGCCGAGATCAGGGACGCATACGCCGACTATGCCAAGACCATCCGTAGCTGA
- a CDS encoding phosphocholine cytidylyltransferase family protein, whose protein sequence is MIGLVLAAGAGRRLRPYTDTLPKALVPVGPEGDEESLTVLDLTLGNFAEVGLTEVAVVVGYRKEAVYARREALEAKYGVKITLIDNDKAEEWNNAYSLWCARDVLKQGVILANGDTVHPVSVERTLLAARGNGQKIILALDTVKNLADEEMKVVTADGKGVQKITKLMDPADATGEYIGVTLIEPEAAEQLAEALKTTFERDPDLYYEDGYQQLVNDGFTIDVAPIGDVKWVEIDNHDDLAKGRTIACQY, encoded by the coding sequence ATGATCGGCCTTGTACTCGCTGCCGGTGCCGGACGCCGTCTGCGTCCCTACACCGACACCCTGCCCAAGGCGCTCGTGCCGGTCGGCCCCGAGGGTGACGAGGAGAGCCTGACGGTTCTCGACCTGACCCTGGGCAACTTCGCCGAGGTCGGCCTCACCGAGGTCGCCGTCGTCGTCGGCTACCGCAAGGAGGCCGTCTACGCCCGCCGGGAGGCCCTGGAGGCCAAGTACGGCGTCAAGATCACGTTGATCGACAACGACAAGGCCGAGGAGTGGAACAACGCCTACTCCCTGTGGTGCGCGCGTGACGTCCTCAAGCAGGGCGTGATCCTCGCCAACGGCGACACCGTCCACCCGGTCTCGGTCGAGCGCACCCTGCTCGCCGCCCGCGGCAACGGCCAGAAGATCATCCTCGCCCTCGACACGGTCAAGAACCTGGCCGACGAGGAGATGAAGGTCGTCACCGCCGACGGAAAGGGTGTGCAGAAGATCACCAAGCTGATGGACCCCGCCGACGCCACCGGCGAGTACATCGGTGTCACCCTCATCGAGCCCGAGGCCGCCGAGCAGCTGGCCGAGGCCCTGAAGACCACCTTCGAGCGCGACCCCGACCTCTACTACGAGGACGGCTACCAGCAGCTCGTCAACGACGGCTTCACCATCGACGTGGCCCCCATCGGCGACGTCAAGTGGGTCGAGATCGACAACCACGACGACCTCGCCAAGGGCCGGACGATCGCATGCCAGTACTGA
- a CDS encoding DUF5941 domain-containing protein, whose protein sequence is MDSAFVGHVHALRLALTDPRFDACAVTGALAVQAGARGALDKAAAEAASAGTDGAAPYADRLAAAVEAAGTTVQRPELGTLVAAVPTTGADRDAATAAVAAVDDEAVRLRTAVKSRDGFFTTFFISPYSRYIARWCARRGLTPNQVTTASLITALIAAGCAATGERWGYVAAGVLLLVSFVLDCTDGQLARYSLQYSTMGAWLDATFDRAKEYAFYAGLALGAARNGDDVWALAVGSMILMTCRHVVDFSFNEANHDATANTSPTAALSGRLDSVGWTVWVRRMIILPIGERWAMIAVLTAFTTPRIVFYALLIGCAFGALYTTAGRVLRSLTRKATRTDRAAQALADLADSGPLAELQARLLRGRAGSFGSVYVAALGTLVMIAGAVFLPFGDPRLIAVAVIYVMAAGLAVAAPLKGALDWLIPPLFRAAEYVTVLALAVKADVPGALPAAFGLIAAVAYHHYDTVYRIRGGTGAPPHWLVRTIGGHEGRVLLITVLAAVLVSREADFPVALTVTAVFVALVVLVESIRFWVSSGAPAVHDEGEPA, encoded by the coding sequence GTGGACAGCGCCTTCGTCGGGCACGTGCACGCGCTGCGCCTCGCGCTGACCGACCCGCGCTTCGACGCCTGCGCCGTCACCGGTGCCCTCGCCGTCCAGGCCGGGGCCCGCGGTGCCCTCGACAAGGCCGCCGCCGAGGCCGCCTCCGCGGGTACCGACGGGGCCGCCCCGTACGCGGACCGGCTCGCGGCCGCGGTCGAGGCCGCCGGGACCACCGTCCAGCGCCCCGAACTGGGCACGCTCGTCGCCGCCGTCCCCACCACCGGGGCGGACCGGGACGCGGCGACCGCCGCCGTCGCCGCCGTCGACGACGAGGCCGTACGCCTGCGCACCGCCGTGAAGTCCCGCGACGGCTTCTTCACCACCTTCTTCATCAGCCCGTACTCGCGCTACATCGCCCGCTGGTGCGCGCGCCGCGGCCTGACCCCGAACCAGGTCACCACCGCCTCGCTGATCACCGCGCTGATCGCGGCCGGCTGCGCCGCCACGGGCGAGCGCTGGGGTTACGTGGCGGCCGGTGTGCTGCTCCTCGTCTCCTTCGTACTGGACTGCACCGACGGGCAGCTCGCCCGTTACTCGCTCCAGTACTCGACGATGGGCGCCTGGCTCGACGCCACCTTCGACCGCGCGAAGGAGTACGCCTTCTACGCGGGCCTCGCGCTCGGCGCGGCCCGCAACGGCGACGACGTCTGGGCCCTGGCCGTCGGCTCCATGATCCTCATGACCTGCCGGCACGTCGTGGACTTCTCCTTCAACGAGGCCAACCACGACGCCACCGCCAACACCAGCCCCACGGCCGCCCTGTCCGGCCGGCTCGACAGCGTCGGCTGGACCGTGTGGGTCCGCCGGATGATCATCCTCCCGATCGGTGAGCGCTGGGCGATGATCGCGGTCCTGACCGCCTTCACCACCCCCCGGATCGTCTTCTACGCCCTGCTGATCGGCTGCGCCTTCGGCGCGCTCTACACCACCGCCGGGCGGGTCCTGCGCTCCCTGACGCGCAAGGCCACCCGCACCGACCGGGCGGCCCAGGCGCTGGCCGACCTGGCCGACTCGGGCCCGCTCGCCGAGCTCCAGGCCCGGCTGCTGCGCGGCCGCGCCGGATCCTTCGGCTCCGTGTACGTGGCGGCCCTCGGCACCCTGGTGATGATCGCGGGCGCCGTCTTCCTGCCGTTCGGCGACCCCAGGCTGATCGCCGTCGCGGTGATCTATGTCATGGCGGCCGGCCTCGCCGTCGCCGCGCCGCTCAAGGGCGCCCTTGACTGGCTGATCCCGCCGCTGTTCCGGGCGGCCGAATACGTGACGGTTCTCGCGCTCGCCGTCAAGGCGGACGTCCCCGGGGCCCTCCCCGCGGCATTCGGCCTGATCGCGGCGGTCGCCTACCATCACTACGACACGGTGTACCGCATCCGCGGTGGCACCGGCGCGCCCCCGCACTGGCTGGTGCGGACGATCGGCGGCCACGAAGGCCGGGTCCTGCTGATCACGGTCCTGGCGGCCGTCCTCGTATCGCGCGAAGCGGACTTCCCCGTCGCGCTCACGGTCACGGCCGTGTTCGTGGCACTCGTGGTGCTCGTGGAGAGCATCCGATTCTGGGTCTCCTCCGGAGCACCCGCCGTACATGACGAAGGAGAACCAGCATGA
- a CDS encoding bifunctional class I SAM-dependent methyltransferase/N-acetyltransferase: protein MTDSNSSGDTVDLDGADDFTHAFFALHHGLPRQAPGSDASTRHLLSLCGPLPERPRVLDLGCGPGRSALLLAAEAGAAGTAGAEVTAADLHAPFLGELRAAAAARGLTDRIRTVQADMGALPHEGFEDGSFDLVWAEGSAYILGFDTALARWKRLLAPGGTLVLTECQWSVAQPSAGARAFWDPHCALRTTAGNLAAAQAAGYQVLGVHELPDSDWAEYYGPLAERVRTVSGSGGPAMARALAATREELGVRARHGHEYGYTGYVLRPVSAGDGDAWPARPEAADDVAAVRAVDLAAFGTPLEADLVDALRADDSWLPGLSYVAEAPDGSVAAHALLTRCYVGGVPALALAPVAADPKLQRSGAGSSVVRALLAAARERGESLVLVLGHPEYYPRFGFVPASRFGIRAPFEVPDEAMMALVLDASRPVPAGTIRYPAPFGV from the coding sequence TTGACCGACAGCAATTCCTCCGGCGACACCGTCGACCTCGACGGCGCCGACGACTTCACGCACGCCTTCTTCGCCCTGCACCACGGCCTGCCCCGGCAGGCCCCGGGCTCCGACGCGAGCACCCGCCACCTGTTGTCCCTGTGCGGACCGCTGCCCGAGCGGCCGCGCGTCCTGGACCTGGGCTGCGGCCCGGGCCGCAGCGCCCTGCTGCTCGCCGCCGAGGCGGGCGCGGCCGGGACGGCCGGCGCCGAGGTGACCGCCGCAGACCTGCACGCCCCGTTCCTGGGCGAACTCCGTGCGGCCGCCGCGGCCCGCGGGCTCACCGACCGGATCCGCACGGTGCAGGCGGACATGGGCGCGCTCCCGCACGAGGGCTTCGAGGACGGCTCCTTCGACCTCGTCTGGGCCGAGGGCTCCGCCTACATCCTCGGCTTCGACACCGCGCTCGCACGGTGGAAGCGCCTGCTCGCCCCGGGCGGCACCCTCGTCCTCACCGAGTGCCAGTGGTCGGTCGCGCAGCCGTCCGCGGGGGCCCGCGCCTTCTGGGACCCGCACTGCGCGCTGCGCACCACGGCCGGCAACCTCGCGGCCGCCCAGGCCGCCGGGTACCAGGTGCTCGGCGTGCACGAGCTGCCCGACTCCGACTGGGCCGAGTACTACGGCCCGCTCGCCGAGCGGGTCCGTACCGTGTCCGGATCGGGCGGGCCGGCGATGGCGCGGGCCCTGGCCGCGACGCGCGAGGAGCTCGGCGTACGGGCCCGCCACGGGCACGAGTACGGATACACGGGCTACGTCCTGCGCCCGGTGAGCGCCGGGGACGGCGACGCCTGGCCCGCCCGCCCGGAGGCCGCGGACGACGTGGCCGCCGTCCGGGCGGTCGATCTGGCGGCGTTCGGGACTCCGCTGGAGGCCGACCTCGTGGACGCGCTCCGCGCCGACGACTCCTGGCTGCCGGGGCTTTCGTACGTGGCCGAGGCCCCGGACGGTTCGGTGGCGGCGCACGCCCTGCTGACCCGGTGCTACGTCGGCGGCGTCCCGGCGCTCGCGCTCGCCCCGGTGGCGGCCGATCCCAAGCTGCAGCGCTCGGGCGCGGGCAGCTCCGTCGTACGGGCGCTGCTGGCGGCGGCCCGGGAGCGGGGGGAGTCACTGGTCCTCGTCCTGGGGCACCCTGAGTACTACCCGCGCTTCGGCTTCGTACCGGCGTCGCGCTTCGGGATCCGGGCGCCCTTCGAGGTCCCGGACGAGGCCATGATGGCGCTGGTGCTCGATGCCTCCCGGCCGGTGCCGGCGGGAACGATCCGGTATCCGGCCCCGTTCGGCGTCTGA
- the idi gene encoding isopentenyl-diphosphate Delta-isomerase yields the protein MPTTPATAANSASNGTGTQEPILLELVDEAGNTIGTAEKLSAHQAPGQLHRAFSVFLFDEQGRLLIQQRALGKYHSPGVWSNTCCGHPYPGESPFAAAARRTHEELGLSPSLLAQAGTVRYNHPDPASGLVEQEFNHLFVGLAQTVVRPDPEEVEDTAFVTAGELAKRHAEVPFSAWFMTVLDAARPAIRELTGDAAGW from the coding sequence ATGCCGACCACACCAGCCACCGCCGCGAACAGCGCGTCCAACGGCACCGGTACTCAAGAACCGATCTTGCTCGAACTGGTCGACGAGGCCGGCAACACCATCGGCACGGCGGAGAAGCTCTCCGCCCATCAGGCACCCGGGCAGCTGCACCGGGCGTTCTCCGTGTTCCTCTTCGACGAGCAGGGCCGCCTGCTGATCCAGCAGCGGGCCCTCGGGAAGTACCACTCCCCCGGCGTCTGGTCGAACACCTGTTGCGGTCACCCCTATCCCGGGGAGTCGCCGTTCGCGGCGGCCGCCCGGCGGACCCATGAGGAACTGGGGCTGTCGCCCTCGCTCCTCGCGCAGGCGGGGACGGTGCGCTACAACCACCCGGACCCCGCATCGGGTCTGGTGGAGCAGGAGTTCAATCACCTGTTCGTGGGACTCGCGCAGACCGTCGTACGGCCGGATCCGGAGGAGGTGGAGGACACCGCCTTCGTCACCGCCGGGGAACTGGCGAAGCGGCACGCCGAAGTACCCTTCTCGGCCTGGTTCATGACCGTGCTGGACGCGGCGCGGCCCGCGATCCGCGAGCTGACCGGCGACGCCGCGGGCTGGTAG